Proteins encoded together in one Marmota flaviventris isolate mMarFla1 chromosome Y, mMarFla1.hap1, whole genome shotgun sequence window:
- the Dhrsx gene encoding polyprenol dehydrogenase, with translation MSPLSAARAALRVYAAGAAVLVAQLLRRCLGGFAEPVFCRQPDRVAIVTGGTDGIGFATAKYLARLGMHVIIAGNNDAKAQEVICKIREETLNSKVEFLYCDLGSMTSIRQFVHKFKMKNVPLHVLVNNAGVMMVPQRQTKDGFEEHLGVNYLGHFLLTNLLLDTLKESGSPGCSARVVTVSSATHYVGELDLDDLQGSRGCYSPHGAYAQSKLALVLFTYRLQRLLAAQGSHVTANVVDPGVVNTDLYRHVFWGTRLVKRVLGWLLFKVRPPGWGWATCGHQRKRQGQSPVLD, from the exons ATGTCGCCTTTGTCTGCGGCGCGGGCGGCCCTGCGGGTGTACGCGGCGGGGGCCGCGGTGCTGGTGGCGCAGCTGCTGCGCCGCTGCCTCGGGGGCTTCGCGGAGCCAG TTTTCTGCCGGCAGCCGGACCGCGTGGCCATCGTGACGGGAGGCACGGATGGCATCGGTTTCGCCACCGCCAAGTACCTGGCCAGGCTGGGCATGCACGTCATCATAG CTGGGAACAATGATGCCAAAGCCCAAGAAGTCATCTGCAAGATAAGAGAAGAGACCCTGAACAGCAAAG TCGAGTTTTTGTACTGTGACCTGGGCTCCATGACATCCATCCGGCAGTTCGTCCACAAGTTCAAGATGAAGAACGTCCCGCTGCACGTCCTGGTGAACAACG CTGGCGTGATGATGGTCCCCCAGCGGCAGACCAAGGACGGCTTCGAGGAGCACTTGGGGGTCAACTACCTGGGCCACTTCCTGCTGACCAACCTCCTGCTGGACACGCTGAAGGAGTCGGGCTCCCCGGGCTGCAGCGCCAGGGTGGTCACCGTGTCCTCGGCCACCCATTACGTCGGGGAGCTCGACCTGGATGACCTTCAGGGCAG CCGCGGGTGCTACTCGCCGCACGGAGCCTACGCGCAGAGCAAACTGGCCCTGGTCCTCTTCACCTACCGGCTCCAGCGGCTGCTGGCCGCCCAGGGGAGCCACGTGACCGCCAACGTGGTGGACCCCGGGGTGGTCAACACGGACCTCTACAGGCACGTCTTCTGGGGCACGCGTCTGGTCAAGAGGGTCCTCGGCTGGCTCCTCTTCAAGGTGAGACCCCCGGGGTGGGGCTGGGCCACCTGCGGTCACCAACGCAAAAGGCAAGGTCAGAGTCCAGTGCTTGATTAA
- the LOC114106903 gene encoding E3 SUMO-protein ligase ZBED1, translating to MESKAGEPSQADLKLVAHPRAKSKVWKYFGFDTNAEGCILQWKKIYCRICMSQIAYSGNTSNLSYHLEKNHPEEFCEFIKSNTEQMREAFATAFSKLKPDAASSSAASSSSPSTSQPPPPPPPPSSSSQLPGAQDALAGKPGLEGRRQQELTGAVLALLCEGLFPASTVDEPAFRALLRAAEPRYELPSARFFCSRALPARYGAVREAVRKELAEAAWCGVSTELWRSDNQNRAYVTLAAHFLGLASPNCLSVASRCLKTFEVPEENAAETITRVLYETFIEWGVSAKVSGATTDCGKDVAQACSLLDVPVHMPCLGRAFDAAIQQAFRLPKLAALLARCRRLVAYFQQSSVARSMLAEKQRLQGAARCMLVSNRVAGWGSTLAMLQRLREQQFAIAGVLVEDSNNHHLLLEAAEWATIDGLVELLQPFKQVAEVLAVARHPTISMVKPLLHMLLNTTLHAKDGDPKDLSMAKEVMAKELSRTYQEAPETDLFLNVATFLDPRYKRLPFLSAFERQQVENRVVEEAKGLLDRAKDSGCPAPPPPLPAEDKPSAGSEEPPAKRPASAIHSLLAEIFCPAAGAEDQEEVHAQLLEELSNFKSQKVLGLHEDPLKWWSDRLALFPVLPQVLQKYWCVAATRLPPERLFGSAANVVSAKRNRLAPAHVDQQVFLYENGRAAAAAVEAEPEDEDEGEWGLDPEQLFPLGDPASGGFFGLRDGGFL from the coding sequence ATGGAGAGCAAGGCGGGGGAGCCGTCGCAGGCCGACCTGAAGCTGGTGGCGCACCCCCGCGCCAAGAGCAAGGTGTGGAAGTATTTCGGCTTCGACACCAACGCCGAGGGGTGCATCCTGCAGTGGAAGAAGATCTACTGTCGCATCTGCATGTCGCAGATCGCCTACTCGGGCAACACGTCCAACCTCTCCTACCACCTGGAGAAGAACCACCCCGAGGAGTTCTGCGAGTTCATCAAGAGCAACACGGAGCAGATGCGCGAGGCCTTCGCCACCGCCTTCTCCAAGCTCAAGCCCGACGCCGCCTCCTCCTCCGCGGCCTCGTCCTCGTCCCCCTCGACGTCGcagcccccgccgccgccgcccccgccgtCGTCGTCGTCGCAGCTGCCAGGGGCGCAGGACGCGCTGGCCGGGAAGCCGGGGCTGGAGGGCCGCCGGCAGCAGGAGCTGACGGGCGCGGTGCTGGCGCTGCTCTGCGAGGGGCTCTTCCCCGCGTCCACCGTGGACGAGCCCGCGTTCCGCGCGCTGCTGCGGGCGGCCGAGCCCCGCTACGAGCTGCCCAGCGCCCGGTTCTTCTGCAGCCGGGCGCTGCCCGCGCGCTACGGGGCGGTGCGCGAGGCCGTGCGCAAGGAGCTGGCGGAGGCCGCCTGGTGCGGCGTGTCCACCGAGCTGTGGCGCAGCGACAACCAGAACCGCGCCTACGTGACGCTGGCCGCGCACTTCCTGGGCCTGGCGTCGCCCAACTGCCTGTCGGTGGCGTCGCGGTGCCTGAAGACCTTCGAGGTGCCCGAGGAGAACGCGGCCGAGACCATCACGCGCGTCCTCTACGAGACCTTCATCGAGTGGGGCGTCAGCGCCAAGGTCTCCGGCGCCACCACGGACTGCGGCAAGGACGTGGCGCAGGCCTGCTCGCTGCTGGACGTCCCCGTGCACATGCCGTGCCTGGGCCGCGCCTTCGACGCGGCCATCCAGCAGGCCTTCCGGCTGCCCAAGCTGGCCGCGCTGCTGGCGCGCTGTCGCCGCCTGGTGGCCTACTTCCAGCAGTCGTCGGTGGCCAGGTCCATGCTGGCCGAGAAGCAGAGGCTGCAGGGCGCCGCGCGCTGCATGCTGGTCAGCAACCGGGTGGCCGGCTGGGGCAGCACGCTGGCCATGCTGCAGCGGCTGCGGGAGCAGCAGTTCGCCATCGCGGGCGTCCTGGTGGAGGACAGCAACAACCACCACCTCCTGCTGGAGGCCGCCGAGTGGGCCACCATCGACGGCCTCGTGGAGCTGCTGCAGCCCTTCAAGCAGGTGGCCGAGGTGCTGGCCGTCGCGCGGCACCCGACCATCAGCATGGTCAAGCCGCTGCTGCACATGCTGCTCAACACGACGCTGCACGCCAAGGACGGCGACCCCAAGGACCTGAGCATGGCCAAGGAGGTGATGGCCAAGGAGCTGAGCCGCACCTACCAGGAGGCGCCCGAGACCGACCTGTTCCTCAACGTGGCCACCTTCCTGGACCCGCGCTACAAGAGGCTGCCCTTCCTCTCGGCCTTCGAGAGGCAGCAGGTGGAGAACCGGGTCGTGGAGGAGGCCAAGGGCCTGCTGGACAGGGCCAAGGACAGCGGCTGCCCCGCGCCTCCGCCACCGCTGCCCGCCGAGGACAAGCCGTCGGCGGGCTCCGAGGAGCCCCCGGCCAAGAGGCCGGCCAGCGCCATCCACAGCCTGCTGGCCGAGATCTTCTGCCCGGCGGCCGGCGCCGAGGACCAGGAGGAGGTGCACGCGCAGCTGCTGGAGGAGCTGAGCAACTTCAAGTCGCAGAAGGTCCTGGGCCTCCACGAGGACCCGCTCAAGTGGTGGTCCGACCGCCTGGCGCTCTTCCCCGTGCTGCCCCAGGTCCTGCAGAAGTACTGGTGCGTGGCCGCCACGCGCCTCCCCCCCGAGCGCCTCTTCGGCTCCGCCGCCAACGTGGTCAGCGCCAAGCGGAACCGGCTGGCCCCCGCGCACGTGGACCAGCAGGTGTTCCTCTACGAGAACGGCCGGGCCGCCGCGGCCGCCGTCGAGGCCGAGCCCGAGGACGAGGACGAGGGCGAGTGGGGGCTCGACCCGGAGCAGCTGTTCCCGCTGGGGGACCCGGCCAGCGGCGGCTTCTTCGGGCTCAGGGACGGGGGCTTCCTCTAG